A region from the Euryarchaeota archaeon genome encodes:
- a CDS encoding aldehyde ferredoxin oxidoreductase family protein, giving the protein MSYPRDLAIVDLTKKTVHVEEIPDSLRRMFLGGRGLNVYYLNKYLLRGVEPFSPENLVIFGAGLLTGTMAPSSSRMNVTGKSPETFILGDGNIGGFFGAEMRSAGFDHLIVKGKAERPTYLYIKDGKVEFRDGTPYWGHETLEVQEMIRKDFGDTRVEMVVIGVGGEKLVRFAAVRSGYKRSARTGMGAVMGSKNLKAIVATGTEALPVADPATLLVRGTEIHHYVGSSKVAKVLGTVGTAFLYDTSNAIGAIRTKNSQLNSWVDELDSEHIEGQVEKMVSCSSCFVHCTHRNTLGGEGPEYSTTGIMGANIGVLKTEQLIELNNISNDVGFDTSSLGTILAWHMELYQRGIITKEQTGEPLLWADEDYEGVKRWIGKITRREGWGNVMAESTRALPMGLVPPMAADYLIAVKGLPQSDPHDVRYLKAFGLGLAVASRGADHLRNRPTLEIFMNLPIETKEKIYGKGVTRDPTIYEGKAQTVAFSDDMFAVVDSAGICKFVTHGFNSPHLVDFEIVRELTEHTTGIKLTREETIQVGRNVIDMERLFNVREGVTRKDDTLPKRYFDEPMPSRLAKGHRIERAGFEKMLNEYYEIRGWTRDGMLSPERQRQLESVIANPPRLMPA; this is encoded by the coding sequence ATGAGCTACCCGCGTGACCTCGCCATCGTCGACCTCACGAAAAAGACGGTCCACGTCGAGGAGATCCCGGATTCATTGCGGCGGATGTTCCTCGGCGGCCGGGGGTTGAACGTCTATTATCTCAACAAGTACCTCCTCCGCGGCGTCGAGCCTTTCTCTCCCGAGAACCTCGTCATCTTCGGGGCGGGGCTTCTCACAGGCACGATGGCGCCGTCGTCTTCGCGCATGAACGTGACGGGAAAGTCCCCGGAGACGTTCATCCTCGGCGATGGCAACATCGGCGGCTTCTTCGGGGCCGAGATGCGTAGTGCCGGGTTCGACCATCTGATTGTCAAGGGAAAAGCCGAGAGGCCCACGTACCTGTACATCAAAGACGGAAAAGTGGAGTTCCGTGACGGGACCCCCTATTGGGGCCACGAAACGCTGGAAGTCCAGGAGATGATCCGCAAGGACTTCGGCGACACCCGTGTCGAGATGGTCGTGATCGGCGTCGGAGGCGAGAAACTCGTCCGGTTCGCGGCCGTTCGCTCGGGATACAAGCGAAGCGCCCGCACCGGTATGGGCGCGGTCATGGGATCGAAGAACCTGAAGGCGATCGTGGCGACCGGAACCGAAGCCCTCCCCGTCGCCGACCCTGCGACACTTCTGGTCCGCGGAACCGAGATCCATCATTACGTCGGCTCATCGAAGGTCGCGAAGGTCTTGGGCACCGTCGGCACCGCGTTCCTCTACGACACGTCGAACGCAATAGGCGCGATCCGTACGAAGAACAGCCAGCTCAACTCATGGGTCGACGAACTCGACAGCGAGCACATCGAAGGCCAGGTCGAGAAGATGGTCTCATGTTCCAGTTGTTTCGTGCACTGCACGCACAGGAACACGCTCGGCGGCGAAGGGCCGGAGTATTCGACGACCGGCATCATGGGCGCGAACATCGGTGTGTTGAAAACCGAGCAACTCATCGAACTCAACAATATCTCAAACGATGTCGGGTTCGACACGTCGAGCCTTGGGACCATACTCGCATGGCACATGGAACTCTACCAGCGGGGAATCATCACGAAAGAGCAGACGGGCGAACCCCTGCTTTGGGCCGACGAGGACTACGAAGGGGTCAAGCGATGGATCGGCAAGATCACCCGCCGCGAAGGCTGGGGAAACGTGATGGCGGAATCGACTCGCGCCCTTCCGATGGGCCTGGTCCCGCCGATGGCCGCTGATTACCTCATCGCGGTGAAGGGCCTTCCTCAAAGCGACCCGCACGACGTGCGCTACCTCAAAGCGTTCGGGCTCGGCCTCGCGGTCGCATCGCGTGGCGCGGACCATCTTCGCAACCGACCGACCTTGGAGATCTTCATGAACCTCCCAATCGAGACCAAGGAGAAGATCTACGGCAAAGGCGTCACGCGCGACCCCACCATCTACGAGGGCAAGGCGCAGACGGTCGCCTTCAGCGACGACATGTTCGCCGTCGTCGACAGCGCAGGCATCTGCAAATTCGTGACCCACGGCTTCAACAGCCCGCATCTTGTCGACTTCGAGATCGTCCGCGAACTCACCGAACACACGACCGGCATCAAGCTCACACGCGAGGAGACGATCCAAGTGGGAAGGAACGTCATCGACATGGAACGGCTCTTCAACGTGCGCGAAGGCGTGACGCGGAAGGACGACACGCTCCCCAAGCGTTACTTCGACGAGCCGATGCCTTCGAGGCTCGCGAAGGGGCATCGGATCGAAAGGGCGGGGTTCGAGAAGATGTTGAACGAATACTACGAGATACGAGGGTGGACACGGGATGGGATGCTTAGCCCAGAGCGCCAGCGCCAACTCGAATCCGTGATCGCGAATCCTCCTCGCTTGATGCCCGCATAG
- a CDS encoding acyl-CoA dehydrogenase family protein, translating into MVRDFAEKEIRPVAKRIDKTREFPWATVRRAGELGLMGVAIPGEWGGAGADTISYAITAEEMTRVCATHATILGANNSLTCGPIHAFGTDDQKERYLKPLASGRHLGAYSLSEPGSGSDAASLTTTARQDGGSYVLNGTKSWVTLGPVADTIIVFATLDPRLGAKGICAFIVEKGFDGLKAGEPEHKMGLRASPTSNLFFEDCRVPKENLLGREGEGFKIALATLDSGRVLAAAGAIGIARAALEDSVAYAKERRQFGRPIGDFQAIQWMLADMAMNIETARIMCHRAAWLKDQKVRFTKEASIAKLFATEMATQACLKAVQIHGGMGYTTEANVERYLRDVKVWEIFEGTSEIQRMVIARQLGLPQEA; encoded by the coding sequence ATGGTCCGGGACTTCGCCGAAAAAGAGATCAGGCCGGTCGCAAAACGCATCGACAAGACGCGCGAGTTCCCGTGGGCGACCGTAAGACGCGCCGGCGAGCTTGGCCTCATGGGGGTCGCGATCCCGGGCGAATGGGGTGGGGCGGGAGCGGACACGATATCGTACGCGATCACGGCGGAGGAGATGACGCGCGTATGCGCGACCCACGCGACCATCCTCGGCGCGAACAACAGCCTCACGTGCGGGCCCATCCACGCCTTCGGCACCGACGACCAGAAGGAGAGGTACCTGAAACCGCTGGCTTCGGGGAGACACTTGGGCGCCTATTCGCTCTCGGAGCCCGGTTCGGGTTCCGATGCGGCGAGCCTCACCACCACGGCTCGACAGGACGGTGGCTCCTACGTGTTGAACGGCACGAAGAGTTGGGTGACGCTCGGCCCCGTGGCGGACACGATCATAGTCTTTGCGACGCTTGATCCGAGACTGGGCGCCAAGGGCATCTGCGCTTTCATCGTGGAAAAGGGGTTTGACGGCCTCAAAGCCGGCGAGCCCGAGCACAAGATGGGGTTGCGGGCGAGCCCGACGTCGAACCTGTTCTTCGAGGACTGTCGCGTGCCGAAGGAGAACCTCCTGGGCCGCGAAGGGGAAGGTTTCAAGATCGCCCTCGCCACCCTCGACAGCGGCCGGGTCCTCGCGGCCGCGGGCGCGATCGGAATCGCCCGGGCGGCGCTCGAAGACTCGGTCGCCTACGCTAAGGAACGCAGGCAGTTCGGGCGCCCGATCGGCGATTTCCAGGCGATCCAATGGATGCTGGCGGATATGGCCATGAACATCGAGACCGCCCGGATCATGTGCCACAGGGCCGCGTGGCTCAAGGACCAAAAAGTGCGCTTCACGAAGGAGGCTTCCATCGCGAAACTGTTCGCGACGGAGATGGCCACGCAAGCGTGCCTCAAGGCCGTACAGATCCACGGCGGGATGGGCTACACGACGGAGGCGAACGTCGAGCGTTACCTTCGCGACGTGAAGGTCTGGGAGATATTCGAAGGGACGAGCGAGATCCAGAGGATGGTAATAGCAAGGCAATTGGGGCTCCCGCAGGAAGCGTAA
- a CDS encoding 30S ribosomal protein S12, giving the protein MAKGLYSGRKLKTDRASLQWSDRYYKRRTLRLKQKSDPLGGIPQARGIVIEKVGIEAKQPNSAIRKCVKIQLIRNGRTITAFAPGNGAINYIDEHDEVLVEGIGGRMGRSYGDIPGVRYKVIKVNNVSLLELVRGRKEKPMR; this is encoded by the coding sequence ATGGCAAAGGGCCTATACTCGGGTCGTAAACTCAAGACGGACAGGGCGAGCCTCCAGTGGAGCGACAGGTACTACAAGCGCCGCACGCTCCGTCTCAAGCAGAAGTCTGACCCGCTAGGTGGCATCCCCCAGGCCCGCGGCATCGTCATCGAAAAAGTTGGCATCGAGGCAAAGCAACCGAACTCCGCCATCAGGAAGTGCGTGAAGATCCAACTCATCCGGAATGGCCGCACGATCACGGCGTTCGCGCCCGGCAACGGTGCGATAAACTACATCGACGAACACGACGAGGTGCTTGTCGAAGGTATCGGCGGCCGCATGGGCCGTTCGTACGGCGACATCCCCGGCGTGCGTTACAAGGTCATCAAGGTCAACAACGTGTCGCTCCTTGAACTCGTTCGGGGACGCAAAGAAAAACCGATGAGGTGA
- a CDS encoding 30S ribosomal protein S7, whose product MVDEVPVESAEGEASTPPVEEKKAPPKKKTQNFLMFGRWDLSEVEVKDMSLRKYVNLDPIYTPHTGARHANRPFAKQKVNIVERLINVMMKSEDYTGKKSKAYNVVKDAFEIINTKTKQNPVQVLVTGIERAAPREEVTRLKYGGISVPKAVDVAPSRRLDVALRNIAIGATTASFKNPKPVAQCLADEIIKASKGEMESAAVARKEELERVAKSAR is encoded by the coding sequence ATGGTAGACGAGGTCCCCGTGGAATCCGCAGAAGGAGAAGCGTCGACTCCTCCCGTTGAGGAGAAGAAAGCGCCGCCGAAGAAGAAGACACAGAACTTCCTCATGTTCGGCAGGTGGGACCTCTCGGAAGTCGAGGTCAAGGACATGTCGCTACGCAAGTACGTGAACCTCGACCCCATCTACACGCCCCACACGGGAGCGCGCCACGCGAACCGGCCCTTCGCAAAGCAGAAGGTGAACATCGTCGAGCGCCTCATCAACGTCATGATGAAGAGCGAGGACTACACGGGGAAGAAAAGCAAGGCGTATAACGTCGTGAAGGACGCCTTCGAGATCATCAACACGAAGACCAAGCAGAACCCGGTCCAGGTCCTCGTCACGGGGATCGAGCGCGCGGCCCCGCGTGAGGAGGTCACCCGACTCAAGTACGGCGGCATCAGCGTGCCGAAGGCAGTGGACGTCGCGCCCTCGCGGCGACTCGACGTGGCGCTCAGAAACATCGCCATCGGTGCCACGACCGCGAGTTTCAAGAACCCGAAACCGGTCGCCCAGTGTCTTGCCGACGAGATAATCAAGGCGTCGAAGGGCGAGATGGAATCGGCAGCCGTCGCCAGAAAGGAAGAACTGGAGCGGGTCGCGAAGAGCGCGAGGTAG
- a CDS encoding elongation factor EF-2: MGRKEDNIAKARLLMHAPEYIRNIGTAAHIDHGKTTFSDNLISGAGMMSEELAGKQLVLDYDEQEQARGITINAAAASMVHVYDGKEYLINLIDTPGHVDFGGDVTRAMRAIDGAFILVCAVEGVMPQTETVIRQALRERVRPILVINKVDRLINELKVTPQQMQERFQAVIAEVDDLMQRQLPDDLKKPWRLNVEAGTVLFASAFNNWAISVPYMKKSGVTFKDIYNYCHDGQQKELAKKAPIHQVVLDASIHHHPPPHKAQAYRIPQIWKGDLASDIGKSLLSSNEKGPLAYMVTKIIIDPHAGEVAVGRVFSGSIKKGQKLYVSGSPGTNTVQSVGMLVGADRITTEEVTAGNIAAVVGLKDAIAGATVSAEEMEPFEKIVHVSEPVVTVAIEAKHTKDLPRLVEVLRSVAKADPSIQVEINQETGEHLMSGMGELHLEITEYRIKNEHKVEISTSEPIVVYRESVQGRSPQAFEGKSPNKHNKFYVTAEPLEAAFVEALHAGEIPEGRTKNIKELIPKLVELGWEKDLAKGLFTTKGTNVFIDATKGIQYLHETKELIIEAFEEAMAKGPRSGEPVSSTKFLLHDAKLHEDAVHRGPAQVIPAARNALYGAMVTAKTILIEPKQKVYISVPQDVMGAAAREVQQRRGVIENMDQEGDLTIIHAKAPVAELFGFASAIRSATQGRCLWSTEFSGFENLPHELQEKVTKEIRKRKGLPENPYGADYYAG; this comes from the coding sequence ATGGGACGCAAAGAGGATAACATCGCAAAGGCCCGCCTATTGATGCACGCGCCCGAATACATCAGGAACATCGGGACGGCGGCGCACATCGACCATGGAAAGACGACGTTCTCCGACAACCTGATCTCGGGCGCCGGGATGATGTCGGAGGAGCTCGCCGGTAAGCAACTCGTGCTCGACTACGACGAGCAGGAGCAGGCGCGCGGCATCACGATCAACGCGGCCGCGGCGTCGATGGTCCACGTCTACGACGGCAAGGAATACCTTATCAACCTCATCGACACACCAGGTCACGTCGACTTCGGTGGCGACGTGACGCGCGCGATGCGTGCCATCGACGGTGCTTTCATCCTCGTCTGCGCGGTGGAAGGTGTCATGCCGCAGACGGAGACGGTCATCCGGCAAGCGCTTCGCGAGCGCGTCCGCCCGATCCTCGTCATCAACAAGGTCGATCGCCTCATCAACGAGCTCAAGGTGACGCCCCAACAGATGCAGGAACGGTTCCAGGCGGTCATCGCCGAGGTCGACGACCTCATGCAACGACAGCTCCCGGACGATCTCAAGAAACCGTGGCGGCTCAACGTCGAGGCGGGCACCGTGCTCTTCGCCTCGGCCTTCAACAATTGGGCCATCAGCGTGCCGTACATGAAGAAGTCCGGCGTCACTTTCAAGGACATCTACAACTACTGCCACGACGGCCAGCAGAAGGAACTCGCGAAAAAAGCCCCGATACACCAAGTGGTGCTCGACGCGTCGATCCACCACCACCCGCCGCCGCACAAGGCGCAGGCGTACCGTATCCCGCAGATCTGGAAAGGGGACCTTGCGAGCGACATCGGGAAATCGCTCCTCTCGTCGAACGAGAAGGGGCCGCTTGCCTACATGGTCACGAAGATAATCATCGACCCGCACGCGGGCGAAGTCGCCGTCGGGCGCGTCTTCTCGGGCTCCATCAAGAAGGGCCAGAAGCTCTACGTTAGCGGTTCTCCCGGCACGAACACGGTCCAATCGGTGGGTATGCTCGTCGGTGCGGACAGGATAACGACGGAGGAAGTGACGGCCGGGAACATCGCGGCCGTCGTGGGCTTGAAGGACGCGATAGCCGGAGCCACCGTCTCCGCCGAGGAGATGGAGCCGTTCGAAAAGATCGTCCACGTGTCCGAACCCGTCGTGACCGTCGCCATCGAGGCCAAGCACACGAAGGACCTCCCCCGGCTCGTCGAGGTCCTGCGCTCGGTCGCAAAGGCCGACCCGTCGATCCAGGTCGAGATCAACCAGGAGACGGGCGAGCACTTGATGAGCGGAATGGGCGAACTCCACTTGGAGATCACAGAGTACCGAATCAAGAACGAGCACAAGGTCGAGATCTCGACATCGGAGCCTATCGTCGTCTACCGCGAATCCGTCCAGGGCCGCAGCCCTCAGGCGTTCGAAGGGAAGTCGCCGAACAAGCACAACAAGTTCTACGTCACGGCGGAACCCCTCGAAGCCGCCTTCGTGGAGGCGCTACACGCCGGTGAGATCCCCGAAGGCCGCACCAAGAACATCAAGGAACTCATCCCGAAACTCGTCGAGCTCGGTTGGGAGAAGGACCTCGCGAAGGGCCTTTTCACCACGAAGGGCACGAACGTGTTCATCGACGCGACCAAAGGGATACAGTACCTCCACGAGACGAAGGAACTCATCATCGAGGCCTTCGAAGAGGCGATGGCTAAGGGGCCGCGCTCTGGCGAGCCGGTCTCGAGCACGAAGTTCCTTCTCCACGACGCGAAGCTCCACGAGGACGCGGTCCACAGGGGCCCCGCGCAAGTGATCCCTGCCGCCAGGAACGCGCTGTACGGCGCGATGGTCACGGCGAAGACGATCCTCATAGAGCCGAAGCAGAAAGTCTACATCTCGGTCCCGCAAGACGTCATGGGCGCTGCAGCACGAGAAGTCCAGCAACGCCGTGGCGTCATCGAGAACATGGATCAGGAGGGCGACCTCACGATCATCCACGCGAAAGCGCCCGTCGCCGAACTCTTCGGATTCGCCTCCGCGATCAGGAGCGCCACGCAAGGGCGCTGCCTCTGGTCGACCGAGTTCTCGGGCTTCGAGAACCTCCCGCATGAACTGCAGGAGAAGGTGACGAAGGAGATCAGGAAGAGGAAGGGACTGCCGGAGAACCCGTATGGCGCGGATTACTACGCCGGCTGA
- a CDS encoding thioredoxin domain-containing protein yields the protein MDKIASKINWLEWSPEAFDRARRENKPVLARLSAVWCHWCHVQDSTSDQDDRVISRAHEKFIPVRVDIDRRPDIRERYNFGGYPTSVFLTPDAEVIVGGTYMPPDDYVKAMDYVEKLFREGGHKKTPGHGHEHGHEHHPGHEHDGEPEHDHEHAPHRTGKPALAELDSKFVTGYVMGSIRQAYDPVYGGFGMEPKFPMPETVEFLLDRYEETREGRLLQMAAETMRKIRESALWDPVEEGFFRYSVTADWSEPHYEKMLDVNAGLLLNSAHLFALTGEQVFADTARGMIDYANRNLWNDDGGFGGSQDADEDYYGRDATGRKGMAAPYIDKTIYADLDAKMISSLFAAYSYCGFEDAKIRAVEGLSGFAKLFRSNDGGLRHYHAQGRSGVTGLFSDHVFGAKAYLDGYEATGEREYLLEAERIARGFLSTFAHPSGGFGDRVPDPDEIGLLKTPQRNLSENAAAAKVLAKLGETIGDETIVTSARQCVIALLGEFERYGFHAADYARAVRLVEGPRVTLVVVGRRGEAAVEKLRSAAVRYRHPAKILKHLDSDSDAVEIALRHYEGPAIYACAGSACAAPITDSARAMAGIYAAVRTLIE from the coding sequence GTGGACAAGATAGCGTCAAAGATCAATTGGCTCGAATGGTCGCCCGAGGCGTTCGACCGTGCGCGCCGCGAGAACAAGCCGGTTCTCGCTCGGCTCTCGGCGGTCTGGTGCCATTGGTGCCACGTGCAGGACTCGACGTCAGATCAGGATGACCGTGTCATCTCTCGGGCGCACGAGAAGTTCATCCCGGTGCGAGTCGACATCGACCGGCGCCCGGACATCCGCGAGCGCTACAATTTCGGTGGCTATCCGACGAGCGTCTTCCTGACCCCTGACGCCGAGGTCATCGTCGGTGGCACGTACATGCCGCCCGACGACTACGTGAAGGCGATGGATTACGTGGAGAAGTTGTTCCGGGAAGGCGGCCACAAGAAAACGCCAGGGCATGGTCACGAACACGGTCACGAACACCATCCCGGACACGAACACGACGGTGAGCCCGAACACGACCACGAACATGCGCCGCATCGCACGGGAAAGCCGGCCCTGGCGGAGCTCGACTCCAAGTTCGTCACGGGGTACGTCATGGGCTCGATCCGTCAGGCGTACGACCCCGTCTACGGCGGTTTTGGGATGGAGCCGAAGTTCCCGATGCCGGAGACGGTAGAGTTCCTTCTTGATCGTTACGAGGAGACAAGAGAGGGACGCCTTCTCCAGATGGCCGCGGAGACGATGCGGAAGATCCGGGAGTCGGCGCTCTGGGACCCCGTCGAGGAAGGGTTCTTCCGTTACAGCGTCACCGCCGACTGGTCGGAGCCCCACTACGAGAAGATGCTTGACGTGAACGCCGGGCTACTTTTGAACAGCGCGCATCTTTTTGCGTTGACCGGAGAACAGGTATTCGCGGACACGGCGCGCGGCATGATCGATTACGCCAACCGCAATCTTTGGAACGACGATGGGGGTTTTGGCGGTTCACAGGACGCCGACGAGGATTACTATGGGCGCGATGCGACCGGCCGAAAGGGGATGGCAGCCCCCTACATCGACAAGACGATCTACGCTGACCTCGACGCAAAGATGATCAGCTCGCTCTTCGCGGCATATTCCTACTGCGGCTTCGAGGATGCGAAGATCCGCGCCGTTGAGGGGCTTTCGGGTTTTGCCAAGCTCTTCCGGTCAAACGACGGCGGTCTGCGCCATTATCACGCGCAGGGTCGTTCGGGCGTCACGGGGCTTTTTTCCGACCACGTCTTTGGCGCGAAGGCGTACCTCGACGGTTATGAAGCGACGGGCGAGCGCGAGTACCTTCTGGAAGCGGAGCGCATCGCGCGCGGTTTCCTCTCGACGTTCGCTCACCCGTCCGGCGGGTTCGGTGACAGGGTCCCCGATCCAGACGAGATCGGCCTCCTCAAGACGCCGCAACGTAACCTTTCAGAGAACGCGGCCGCCGCGAAGGTCCTGGCGAAACTGGGCGAGACAATCGGTGACGAGACGATCGTCACATCGGCGCGGCAATGCGTCATTGCGCTTTTGGGCGAATTCGAGCGGTACGGTTTCCATGCCGCGGATTACGCGCGGGCCGTGAGGCTCGTGGAAGGCCCACGGGTCACGCTCGTTGTGGTGGGTCGAAGGGGCGAGGCCGCTGTCGAGAAGCTGCGTTCGGCCGCCGTCCGTTACCGGCACCCGGCGAAGATCCTGAAGCATCTCGACTCGGACTCGGACGCGGTCGAGATCGCGCTCCGGCATTACGAAGGACCGGCCATCTACGCATGCGCCGGCAGCGCCTGCGCCGCGCCGATAACGGATTCCGCGCGGGCGATGGCCGGGATCTATGCCGCCGTGAGAACTCTCATTGAATAA
- a CDS encoding glutathione S-transferase family protein — MMLKLYEIPFSHHCVKIRLALNYKAVPFERVNVKYHDKRNLIEASGQDVVPFISDGKDKVAYYGKTDMIDWVEAKWPLPALYPKDVRGQAKLIENWAHEVLEEAVFKTIIPDLAKKFRAKDDVEGYVFEWLKEMQRGPWEEIVWKAANTYPEKVKPLYGWLEESLKGHDYILGEPSAADFAAYGAIFPLYFVGKEVPKDYPRLREWKDRLSKLDA; from the coding sequence ATGATGCTCAAACTCTATGAGATTCCGTTCAGCCACCACTGCGTGAAGATCCGCCTCGCGTTGAACTACAAGGCCGTCCCTTTCGAGCGCGTGAACGTGAAGTACCACGACAAGAGGAACCTCATCGAGGCGTCCGGGCAGGACGTCGTGCCGTTCATTTCCGACGGGAAAGACAAGGTGGCTTACTACGGCAAGACCGACATGATCGACTGGGTCGAGGCGAAGTGGCCATTGCCGGCGCTCTACCCGAAGGACGTCCGCGGCCAAGCGAAGCTCATCGAGAACTGGGCGCACGAGGTGTTGGAAGAGGCCGTATTCAAGACGATCATCCCGGACCTGGCGAAGAAGTTCAGAGCGAAAGACGACGTGGAAGGCTACGTCTTCGAGTGGTTGAAGGAGATGCAGCGGGGCCCGTGGGAGGAGATCGTCTGGAAAGCCGCGAACACGTACCCGGAGAAGGTGAAGCCCCTCTACGGTTGGCTCGAAGAGTCGCTGAAAGGCCACGATTACATCCTCGGCGAGCCGAGTGCCGCCGACTTCGCGGCGTACGGCGCTATTTTCCCGCTCTATTTCGTCGGGAAGGAAGTGCCGAAGGACTATCCGCGGCTACGGGAATGGAAGGACAGGCTCTCCAAGCTCGACGCTTGA
- the tuf gene encoding translation elongation factor EF-1 subunit alpha: MMAEKPHLNLVVIGHVDHGKSTMVGRLLFDTGTIPAHVIEKLKQEAEEKGKGGFEFAYVMDNLKEERERGVTIDIAHKRFDTQKYYFTIIDAPGHRDFVKNMITGTSQADAAIIVCGAPEGVQAQTKEHVFLSRTLGVDQIIVAVNKMDMVGFDQKKYEAIKADMEKLLKMVGFKPENIPFIPTSAYKGDNIAKASPNLSWWKGDTLLKALDGLNVPKKPTDLPLRVPLQDVYTITGIGTVPVGRVETGVLKINDKLVFQPSGANGEVKSIEMHHEQIQKAEPGDNVGFNVRGIGKGDVRRGDVAGHPEKPPKVAKTFTAQIAVLQHPSAISVGYTPVFHAHTAQVACTFVELQKKLDPKTGQTKEENPQFLKTGDVAIVKIQPQRPLSIEKSKEIPHMARFAIRDMGTTVAAGICVDIEERTA, encoded by the coding sequence ATCATGGCAGAAAAACCGCACTTGAACCTCGTTGTCATTGGACACGTTGACCACGGCAAGTCGACGATGGTCGGCCGCCTACTCTTCGACACCGGCACCATCCCAGCCCACGTCATCGAGAAGCTCAAGCAGGAGGCCGAAGAGAAGGGCAAGGGCGGTTTCGAGTTCGCCTACGTCATGGACAACCTCAAGGAAGAGCGCGAGCGCGGCGTCACGATCGACATCGCACACAAGAGGTTCGACACCCAGAAGTACTACTTCACGATCATCGATGCACCCGGCCACCGTGACTTCGTCAAGAACATGATCACGGGAACGAGCCAGGCCGATGCGGCGATCATCGTCTGCGGCGCGCCGGAAGGCGTCCAAGCGCAGACGAAGGAGCACGTCTTCCTTTCGAGAACGCTCGGTGTCGACCAGATCATCGTGGCCGTCAACAAGATGGACATGGTCGGGTTCGACCAGAAGAAGTACGAGGCCATCAAGGCGGACATGGAGAAGCTCCTGAAGATGGTCGGGTTCAAGCCGGAGAACATCCCGTTCATCCCGACATCCGCGTACAAGGGCGACAACATCGCGAAGGCGAGCCCTAACCTCTCGTGGTGGAAGGGCGACACGCTTCTCAAGGCCCTCGATGGCCTGAATGTCCCGAAGAAGCCGACCGACCTGCCTCTTCGAGTTCCCCTCCAGGACGTCTACACCATCACCGGCATCGGGACCGTCCCCGTGGGCCGCGTCGAGACCGGGGTCTTGAAGATCAACGACAAACTCGTCTTCCAACCCTCCGGGGCGAACGGCGAAGTCAAGTCGATCGAGATGCACCACGAACAGATCCAGAAGGCGGAGCCCGGCGACAACGTCGGGTTCAACGTCCGTGGCATCGGCAAGGGCGACGTCCGCCGAGGCGACGTCGCGGGCCACCCGGAGAAGCCGCCGAAGGTCGCGAAGACCTTCACGGCGCAGATCGCCGTCTTGCAGCACCCGAGCGCCATCAGCGTCGGTTACACCCCGGTGTTCCACGCCCACACGGCCCAGGTCGCGTGCACCTTCGTCGAGCTTCAGAAGAAACTTGACCCGAAAACGGGACAAACGAAGGAAGAGAACCCGCAGTTCCTGAAGACCGGCGACGTTGCAATCGTGAAGATCCAGCCGCAGCGCCCGCTCAGTATCGAGAAGTCGAAGGAGATCCCCCACATGGCCCGTTTCGCGATACGCGACATGGGTACCACGGTGGCGGCGGGGATCTGCGTCGATATCGAGGAACGCACCGCGTAG
- a CDS encoding 30S ribosomal protein S10, with protein sequence MAQTARISLAGHDPTKLDLICRQIKEIAERTGVAMAGPIPLPTKRLTVPIRKSPDGEGTATVERWEMRVHKRLIDIDADERALRALMRIQVPDSVNIEIVLRS encoded by the coding sequence ATGGCTCAAACGGCGCGAATCAGTCTGGCAGGCCACGACCCGACGAAGCTCGATCTCATCTGCAGGCAGATCAAAGAGATCGCTGAACGCACGGGTGTCGCGATGGCCGGCCCGATCCCGCTTCCGACCAAGAGGCTCACGGTGCCCATCAGGAAAAGCCCCGACGGCGAAGGCACGGCCACCGTCGAACGGTGGGAGATGCGCGTCCACAAGAGGCTCATCGATATCGACGCCGACGAGCGGGCGTTGCGGGCCTTGATGAGGATCCAGGTGCCGGATTCCGTGAACATTGAGATCGTCCTACGTTCGTAG